TTTTACGTAAAGTAGAGGAGTCCTTCCCTCAAAAAGTTGCCGACGTCATTAATAAAACGTATGAAAATAAGCTGGTCGTAAGCTTAATTTCAAGTCAAATTGATGCGGACCGTATGGATTACTTACAACGAGACGCTTATTTTACAGGTGTTAGTTATGGACACTTTGATATGGAACGCATTCTTCGCGTGATGCGTCCAATGGAAGATCAAGTTGTTGTAAAAGAAAGCGGGATGCATGCTGTAGAAGATTACATCATGAGTCGTTATCAGATGTATTGGCAGGTGTACTTTCACCCTGTAACGAGAAGTGCTGAAGTGATTTTGACGAAGATTCTACATAGAGCGAAAGAGCTGTATGAAAATGATTATACGTTTTTCCTTGAGCCTTATCATTTCACCTCCTTTTTCACAGGAGAAGCTGATTTAGAAGCTTATTTAAAGCTAGATGAAGCTGTTACGCTCTATTATTTTCAAATCTGGAGAGAAGAAGCAGATCCCATCTTAAGTGATTTGTGTGACCGTTTTGTCAATCGTCACCTATTTAAGTATGTGGAATTCAACCCAAATCTTCATATGAATGAATGGATGGAACTTCATCAGCTATTTCAAAAAGCTGGGATTGACCCTGACTATTACTTGGTTGTAGACTCCTCTTCGGACTTACCGTATGATTTTTATCGACCTGGGGAGGATGGAGAGCGTTTGCCAATTCATTTATTGCAACCAAACAATGAGCTGAAAGAACTCTCCAGAAAGTCAGAGATTGTGGAAGCTATATCAGGGAAAAAACGAACGGATCATAAATTATATTTTCCAAAAGACCTAATCGAAGGGTTATCCAATCGAAGTAAGACGAAGAAGCGAATTATGGAAATCTTGTACGGATAGGAGAGGAACCGTTTTGTTGAATGATCACGCCAAATTGGTTAAGTTTTTTTCGCAGTGTGATGAAGTCGTAGGAAGAAAAAGACTCCAGAAAATGATCTATATTTTAAAGAAGGCTGGCTTCCCATTTGAAGAACGCTATCAATTCCACTTTTATGGACCATACTCAGAGGAATTAACACTACGTGTGGAAGAGCTGTGTAACCTTGGATTCCTACAAGAAACGTGGGAAAAGAAAAGCAATTACTCCCAATATCGATACGCCCTGACAGAGGGTGGCGAAGAATTTCTTGAGCACTATCCAAATATGACATTCCCTCGAATGACAGGCCTCATCGAAGGAATGAATGAGAAAAGCTCCCGTTTTCTCGAGCTTGTATCTACGATGATGTACTTTGATGATCTCACAAGAGAAGAAGTCGAAGAAAAAGTACAAGCCGTTAAGAGTAAACAGAACTATACAGAAGAAGAACTCCAAGAAGCATGGAGCTTCATTGACCGCATGCTTCAACAATAGGCCCACTTCATAAAGCATCTCTTGTTTTCTACTGCACCAGAAAGCAAGGGATGCTTTTTTTAATCACTCATCAAAACCTACTGTCCCTCCTTCCGATACCAATTCGTTTCACTTCATAGATAACGAAAAATCACATACAATAAGAAGCATG
Above is a genomic segment from Pontibacillus yanchengensis containing:
- a CDS encoding HD domain-containing protein, yielding MAYKDEKLHEEKVFKDPVHRYIHVRDRVIWDLVGTPEFQRLRRVRQLGTSYLTFHGAEHSRFNHSLGVYEIVRRIIENFENRPYWNHEERLLCLAAALLHDLGHGPFSHSFEKVFKLDHEDYTRAIILGDTKVNAILRKVEESFPQKVADVINKTYENKLVVSLISSQIDADRMDYLQRDAYFTGVSYGHFDMERILRVMRPMEDQVVVKESGMHAVEDYIMSRYQMYWQVYFHPVTRSAEVILTKILHRAKELYENDYTFFLEPYHFTSFFTGEADLEAYLKLDEAVTLYYFQIWREEADPILSDLCDRFVNRHLFKYVEFNPNLHMNEWMELHQLFQKAGIDPDYYLVVDSSSDLPYDFYRPGEDGERLPIHLLQPNNELKELSRKSEIVEAISGKKRTDHKLYFPKDLIEGLSNRSKTKKRIMEILYG
- a CDS encoding YwgA family protein, whose protein sequence is MLNDHAKLVKFFSQCDEVVGRKRLQKMIYILKKAGFPFEERYQFHFYGPYSEELTLRVEELCNLGFLQETWEKKSNYSQYRYALTEGGEEFLEHYPNMTFPRMTGLIEGMNEKSSRFLELVSTMMYFDDLTREEVEEKVQAVKSKQNYTEEELQEAWSFIDRMLQQ